A single Vibrio sp. YMD68 DNA region contains:
- a CDS encoding SDR family oxidoreductase, which translates to MSRWVLITGCSSGIGLTAAKALKERGYKVIASCRKVEDVERLTKLGLTCIQLDLNCATSISTAVESVLAITDHQLFALFNNGAYGQPGAIEDLPTQALREQFEANFFGWHHLTTLLLPVMRSNGEGRIIQNSSVLGFAAMKYRGAYNASKFAIEGWTDTLRLELAGTNIFISLIEPGPIETQFRANALTAFEQWIDTKNSPHQQAYALQKERLNNEKSGNAFALPPEACLAPLFDALESNKPKIRYRVTTPTKVFAILKRLLPNRWLDKLLQKAA; encoded by the coding sequence ATGAGTCGATGGGTATTAATTACTGGCTGTTCTTCTGGAATCGGCCTGACTGCTGCAAAAGCATTAAAGGAGCGAGGATATAAAGTCATCGCTTCTTGTCGCAAAGTTGAAGATGTCGAACGGTTAACCAAACTCGGATTAACTTGCATTCAACTCGATCTTAACTGTGCAACCAGTATAAGCACAGCAGTAGAGTCGGTTCTAGCTATCACTGACCATCAACTCTTTGCATTATTTAATAATGGCGCTTATGGGCAACCAGGGGCGATTGAAGATCTTCCGACGCAAGCCTTGAGAGAGCAATTTGAAGCCAATTTCTTTGGTTGGCACCATCTCACCACGTTGCTTCTTCCTGTTATGCGCAGCAATGGTGAAGGACGGATCATTCAAAACAGTTCCGTTTTGGGCTTCGCTGCGATGAAGTATCGAGGGGCCTATAATGCCTCTAAGTTTGCGATAGAAGGATGGACAGACACGTTACGCCTTGAACTTGCTGGCACCAACATTTTCATTAGCCTCATTGAACCAGGCCCAATCGAAACTCAATTTCGCGCTAACGCATTGACAGCATTTGAACAGTGGATAGACACAAAAAACAGCCCACATCAGCAAGCCTATGCGCTACAAAAAGAACGGTTGAATAATGAGAAATCAGGGAATGCGTTTGCTCTTCCCCCTGAAGCTTGCCTGGCACCTTTATTTGATGCGCTTGAATCAAACAAACCAAAGATTCGTTATCGAGTGACAACCCCAACGAAAGTGTTCGCCATATTAAAAAGGCTCTTACCGAATCGGTGGTTAGATAAACTATTACAAAAAGCCGCTTAA